One window of the Leucobacter komagatae genome contains the following:
- a CDS encoding NADPH-dependent F420 reductase → MTRVAVLGVGKVGTAIARAALAAGHEVTVAGSGDPEPVRFITEIMAPGVAVAAAYDAVEGSEIVVLSIPLPKLASLDPEMLAGRVVVDAMNHWEPTDGALPAIFDGHATTSEAVAAHLAGARVVKALNHIGYHEMEADAREFDAADRRGLAAVSDDAAAARVVAEFVSSLGFDTLAAGGLAHSAALEPGSELFAGSFPVADVARLLGDAGAQIHAPAPTATR, encoded by the coding sequence ATGACCCGGGTCGCGGTGCTCGGTGTCGGCAAGGTGGGAACGGCGATCGCGCGGGCGGCGCTCGCGGCGGGCCACGAAGTGACCGTCGCGGGCTCTGGCGACCCGGAGCCCGTGCGGTTTATCACGGAGATCATGGCGCCCGGCGTCGCGGTCGCCGCGGCATACGATGCCGTCGAGGGGAGCGAGATCGTCGTGCTTTCGATCCCGCTGCCGAAGCTCGCGAGCCTGGACCCCGAGATGCTTGCGGGCCGGGTGGTCGTCGATGCGATGAACCACTGGGAGCCAACCGACGGTGCGCTGCCGGCGATCTTCGACGGCCACGCCACCACGAGCGAGGCGGTGGCCGCGCACCTCGCCGGCGCGCGGGTTGTAAAGGCGCTGAACCACATCGGCTACCACGAGATGGAGGCCGACGCCCGCGAGTTCGACGCGGCTGACCGCCGCGGCTTGGCCGCGGTGTCCGACGACGCGGCGGCCGCCCGCGTTGTCGCCGAGTTCGTCTCGAGCCTCGGTTTTGACACGCTCGCGGCTGGGGGACTCGCGCACAGCGCAGCCCTCGAGCCGGGCTCTGAGCTCTTCGCAGGCAGTTTCCCGGTCGCTGACGTCGCGCGGCTGCTCGGGGACGCGGGCGCGCAGATTCACGCGCCCGCGCCCACGGCTACGCGGTAG
- a CDS encoding LLM class flavin-dependent oxidoreductase, whose product MQLGVYSFGNQATDPATGGLVSTAQAQRDLLEAIVLADQVGLEFFGIGEHHTEEMPASAASVILGAAASQTKRIRLASAVTVLSTDDPVRIFQQFATLDALSNGRAEITAGRGSSVESYPLFGYRLEDYDRLYAEKLELLLKVNEQATVTWSGSVRAALDEQLVVPRPDRGSLPIWLGTGGSPNSTVRAGQLQLPVSYGIIGGDPVRFKALADLYRRAWAAGPETTRHPLISVGNPGFIGETDREARDTFWPTWYRGMADIGRRRGFAPPIREHFDIEAEGGALFVGEPEQIANRIIRLHHAMGHSRQFLQMDFLGLPQRDLLRSIELLGTKVKPLVDAELGPEPEVVPNPLDGGPAPAQTGAAS is encoded by the coding sequence ATGCAGCTCGGTGTCTACAGTTTCGGAAATCAGGCGACGGATCCCGCCACAGGAGGGCTCGTGAGCACGGCGCAGGCGCAGCGCGACCTGCTCGAAGCGATCGTGCTCGCCGACCAGGTTGGGCTCGAGTTCTTTGGCATCGGGGAGCACCACACTGAGGAGATGCCGGCCTCGGCAGCCTCCGTGATCCTCGGGGCGGCGGCGAGCCAGACCAAGCGGATCCGGCTCGCGAGCGCGGTGACGGTGCTGAGCACCGATGACCCCGTGCGTATCTTCCAGCAGTTCGCGACGCTCGACGCGCTCTCGAACGGCCGAGCCGAGATCACCGCGGGGCGCGGCTCGTCCGTCGAGTCGTACCCCCTGTTCGGCTACCGGCTTGAGGACTACGACAGGCTCTACGCTGAGAAGCTCGAGCTTCTGCTCAAGGTGAATGAGCAGGCGACGGTGACCTGGAGCGGTTCGGTGCGCGCCGCGCTCGACGAGCAGCTCGTGGTGCCGCGCCCGGACCGCGGCTCGCTGCCGATCTGGCTCGGCACGGGAGGCAGCCCGAACTCAACCGTCCGTGCTGGGCAGCTCCAGTTGCCGGTCTCGTACGGGATCATCGGGGGAGACCCGGTGCGGTTCAAGGCGCTCGCAGACCTCTACCGGAGGGCGTGGGCGGCGGGGCCGGAGACGACGAGACACCCCCTCATCTCGGTCGGCAACCCCGGCTTCATCGGCGAGACCGACCGCGAGGCACGCGACACCTTCTGGCCGACCTGGTACCGCGGCATGGCCGACATTGGTCGCCGCCGCGGGTTTGCGCCGCCGATCCGCGAGCACTTCGACATTGAAGCCGAGGGCGGCGCGCTCTTCGTCGGCGAGCCCGAGCAGATCGCGAACCGCATCATCAGGCTCCACCACGCGATGGGGCACTCACGCCAGTTCTTGCAGATGGACTTCCTCGGACTGCCGCAGCGCGACCTGCTGCGCTCGATCGAGCTCCTTGGCACGAAGGTGAAGCCCCTCGTCGACGCCGAGCTCGGCCCCGAGCCGGAGGTCGTGCCGAACCCGCTCGACGGCGGCCCCGCGCCAGCGCAGACGGGAGCCGCATCATGA
- a CDS encoding winged helix-turn-helix transcriptional regulator, with amino-acid sequence MKTVSAPHSAPQLHTIDDDECRLFREAAELAGRKWTAAILLSLARGAERFSEIHASIDSISDRLLAARLRELEAQGLVTRAVVPSTPVQIRYGLTPSGSELITILQPLVHWARRSGARGDAGEQPLAS; translated from the coding sequence GTGAAGACAGTCTCAGCACCACACAGCGCCCCGCAGCTCCACACGATCGATGACGACGAGTGCCGCCTCTTCCGCGAGGCCGCCGAGCTCGCCGGCAGAAAATGGACTGCCGCGATCCTGCTTTCGCTCGCCCGCGGCGCCGAGCGCTTCTCGGAGATCCACGCGAGCATCGACAGCATTTCTGATCGGCTGCTCGCCGCGCGCCTGCGCGAGCTCGAAGCTCAGGGGCTCGTGACGCGCGCCGTCGTGCCGAGCACGCCCGTGCAGATCCGCTACGGCCTCACGCCGTCGGGTAGCGAGCTCATCACGATCTTGCAGCCCCTCGTGCACTGGGCGAGGCGATCCGGCGCGCGCGGCGACGCTGGCGAGCAGCCCCTCGCCAGCTAG
- a CDS encoding TrmH family RNA methyltransferase: MVTELIENPKAPRVKRVAALARKKERGETGRFLVEGPQAVRELLTYRPALAEVVYATTGTEAWQLELDRLASDAGVEIERATPQVIQAMAETVQPQGVIAVARIPDATLADALAGAKLVAVMHEVRDPGNAGAVLRAADAAGADAVVFSGESIDPWHPKVVRSTTGSLFHLPVVTESSLEDVVAAAREAGLETIAADVRGDEITDVRAQLRGGIAWVFGNEARGLGEAERDVIGRSIRLPIYGAAESLNLATAASVLLYETAFSQRA; the protein is encoded by the coding sequence GTGGTGACTGAACTCATCGAGAACCCCAAGGCCCCACGCGTGAAGCGGGTCGCAGCGCTCGCTCGGAAGAAAGAGCGCGGTGAGACCGGCCGCTTCCTCGTCGAAGGCCCGCAGGCCGTCAGGGAGCTGCTGACCTACAGGCCCGCGCTCGCCGAAGTGGTCTACGCGACGACCGGCACCGAGGCGTGGCAGCTCGAGCTCGATCGCCTCGCGTCTGACGCCGGGGTGGAGATTGAGCGCGCGACGCCGCAGGTCATCCAGGCAATGGCAGAGACCGTGCAGCCGCAGGGCGTGATCGCGGTCGCGCGTATTCCCGACGCAACGCTCGCGGACGCGCTCGCGGGCGCGAAGCTCGTCGCCGTGATGCACGAGGTTCGGGATCCCGGTAACGCTGGCGCCGTGCTCCGAGCAGCGGATGCTGCGGGTGCCGACGCCGTCGTGTTCTCAGGTGAGTCGATCGATCCGTGGCACCCGAAGGTGGTGCGCTCGACGACAGGGTCGCTGTTCCATCTCCCGGTCGTGACCGAGAGCTCGCTCGAGGACGTCGTCGCTGCTGCGCGCGAAGCGGGGCTCGAGACGATCGCAGCGGATGTCCGTGGCGATGAGATCACCGACGTCCGGGCGCAGCTGCGCGGCGGCATCGCATGGGTCTTCGGGAACGAGGCGCGTGGGCTCGGTGAGGCTGAGCGCGACGTGATTGGCCGCTCCATCCGGCTGCCCATCTACGGTGCGGCCGAGTCGCTCAACCTCGCGACCGCCGCGAGCGTGCTGCTGTACGAGACTGCGTTCTCGCAGCGGGCCTAG
- the rplT gene encoding 50S ribosomal protein L20, protein MARVKRAVNAHKKRRVILERAEGYRGQRSRLYRKAKEQVTHSLVYAYNDRRKKKGDFRRLWIQRINAGARANGLTYNRFIQGLALAGVEVDRRMLSELATNEPAAFATLVEVAKKALPEDTSAPKVAA, encoded by the coding sequence ATGGCAAGAGTCAAGCGGGCCGTCAATGCCCACAAGAAGCGTCGCGTAATTCTCGAGCGCGCCGAGGGCTACCGCGGACAGCGTTCGCGCCTGTACCGTAAGGCCAAGGAGCAGGTTACCCACTCGCTCGTTTACGCGTACAACGACCGTCGCAAGAAGAAGGGTGACTTCCGTCGCCTGTGGATCCAGCGCATCAACGCTGGCGCACGCGCGAACGGCCTCACCTACAACCGCTTCATCCAGGGCCTCGCGCTTGCTGGTGTCGAGGTTGACCGCCGCATGCTCTCGGAGCTCGCGACCAACGAGCCCGCAGCATTCGCGACGCTCGTCGAGGTTGCCAAGAAGGCTCTCCCCGAAGACACTTCGGCTCCCAAGGTTGCTGCCTAA
- the rpmI gene encoding 50S ribosomal protein L35 produces MPKQKTHSGAKKRFKVTGSGKLMKQQAGMRHNLEVKSSRRKRRLNAEQVLSKGDAKQAMKLLGH; encoded by the coding sequence ATGCCAAAGCAGAAGACCCACTCGGGGGCTAAGAAGCGCTTCAAGGTAACCGGCTCCGGCAAGCTGATGAAGCAGCAGGCCGGCATGCGCCACAACCTTGAGGTTAAGTCCTCGCGTCGCAAGCGCCGCCTGAACGCTGAGCAGGTGCTGTCCAAGGGTGACGCCAAGCAGGCGATGAAGCTCCTCGGTCACTAA
- the infC gene encoding translation initiation factor IF-3, translating into MSDPRTNDRIRVSEVRLVGPSGEQVGVVPIDTALRLAAEADLDLVEVAPNSKPPVAKIMDFGKFKYEAAQKAKEARRNQANTVLKEVRFRLKIDKHDYETKVKRAVGFLEQGDKVKAMILFRGREQSRPEQGVRLLQQFAEHIAEYGTVESNPRIDGRNMVMVIAPLKNKSEAKAEQNARRAEEKASRRAEKPAADSAAKAAEPAAE; encoded by the coding sequence ATCAGCGATCCCCGTACGAATGACCGAATCCGCGTTTCCGAGGTGCGACTGGTAGGACCCAGTGGCGAGCAGGTCGGAGTCGTGCCGATCGATACTGCGCTGCGCCTTGCTGCAGAGGCGGATCTCGATCTCGTTGAGGTTGCGCCGAACTCGAAGCCTCCCGTTGCCAAGATCATGGACTTTGGCAAGTTCAAGTACGAGGCAGCTCAGAAGGCCAAGGAAGCGCGCCGCAACCAGGCGAACACCGTCCTCAAGGAGGTTCGCTTCCGCCTGAAGATTGACAAGCACGACTACGAGACCAAGGTCAAGCGTGCTGTCGGCTTCCTCGAGCAGGGCGACAAGGTCAAGGCAATGATCCTGTTCCGTGGCCGCGAGCAGTCGCGCCCCGAGCAGGGTGTGCGCCTCCTGCAGCAGTTCGCGGAGCACATTGCCGAGTACGGCACTGTCGAGTCGAACCCCCGGATTGATGGCCGCAACATGGTGATGGTCATCGCTCCGCTCAAGAACAAGTCCGAGGCGAAGGCTGAGCAGAACGCTCGCCGCGCTGAGGAGAAGGCGTCGCGTCGCGCTGAGAAGCCCGCCGCAGATTCCGCCGCCAAGGCAGCGGAACCCGCCGCCGAATAA
- a CDS encoding DUF1844 domain-containing protein, whose translation MSEQNADEAAQTTNHDAVYPEGDEAAQAVRDIADVAAVEVITTAAVHLLSAAAVKVGLADDPENQIDLDEARKLINALAGLITAGAPEVSDMHARSLRDGLRSVQLAFREASPIPDAIGKGPGEKYTGPVN comes from the coding sequence ATGAGCGAGCAGAACGCCGACGAGGCAGCACAGACGACCAACCATGACGCGGTGTATCCGGAGGGCGATGAGGCAGCCCAGGCCGTTCGCGATATCGCAGATGTCGCCGCGGTTGAGGTGATTACGACGGCCGCAGTGCACCTGCTCAGCGCCGCCGCGGTCAAGGTCGGCCTCGCCGACGACCCCGAGAACCAGATCGACCTCGACGAGGCGCGCAAGCTCATCAACGCCCTCGCGGGCCTCATCACCGCCGGCGCACCCGAGGTGAGCGACATGCACGCCCGCAGCCTGCGCGACGGTCTCCGCTCCGTGCAGCTCGCGTTCCGTGAGGCGTCGCCGATCCCTGACGCAATCGGCAAGGGCCCGGGCGAGAAGTACACCGGCCCGGTGAACTAG
- a CDS encoding AzlC family ABC transporter permease → MSSAAQTPEQGPLRTQIAHGVRDSLGVGIGIFPLGVALGILVVQAGLPLWVAPALSIVIFAGSVELLLVSMLAAGAPLLTIAVTVFAVNFRHVFYALSFPLSRVRSGLPRAYSVYALIDEAYATYVLMPAKQLTSARILTGQVMMQLYWVVGGLIGLAIARALPAPIEGFEFALAATFTVMTVDAVRSRRQVPSALLAALAVAVAITAFPGNTMLAALVLFAALLAVRYALDARRGRNETGDGQAEGATE, encoded by the coding sequence ATGTCATCAGCCGCGCAGACCCCAGAGCAGGGCCCATTGCGCACCCAAATCGCCCACGGCGTCCGCGACTCCCTCGGCGTCGGGATCGGGATCTTCCCGCTGGGCGTCGCACTCGGCATCCTCGTCGTCCAGGCGGGCCTGCCGCTCTGGGTCGCCCCCGCACTCTCGATCGTGATCTTCGCCGGCTCGGTTGAGCTCTTGCTCGTGAGCATGCTGGCTGCCGGGGCACCGCTCCTCACGATCGCGGTCACGGTCTTCGCAGTGAACTTCAGGCACGTCTTCTATGCGCTGTCGTTCCCGCTGTCGAGAGTTCGCTCGGGGCTCCCCCGCGCGTACTCCGTGTACGCGCTCATCGATGAGGCCTACGCCACGTATGTGTTGATGCCAGCGAAGCAGCTCACGAGCGCCCGAATACTCACCGGTCAGGTCATGATGCAGCTGTACTGGGTGGTCGGCGGGCTCATCGGGCTCGCGATCGCGCGTGCCCTCCCCGCCCCGATCGAGGGTTTCGAGTTCGCGCTCGCGGCGACCTTCACCGTGATGACCGTTGACGCTGTGAGGTCGCGCAGGCAGGTACCCTCCGCGCTGCTCGCGGCCCTCGCGGTTGCCGTCGCAATCACCGCGTTCCCCGGGAACACCATGCTCGCGGCGCTCGTACTCTTCGCGGCCCTCCTCGCGGTCAGGTACGCGCTCGATGCACGTCGGGGCCGCAATGAGACCGGCGACGGCCAGGCAGAGGGAGCAACAGAATGA
- a CDS encoding branched-chain amino acid transporter permease, whose amino-acid sequence MTWYLIAAIAIGGVITFGLRALPFAMLKPLRKSKFVRSLGEWMPAGILLILAVVVLRDEIVARADQWWMVLTATAVTIAVHLFCGRRVLLSIAAGTATYIALVNLL is encoded by the coding sequence ATGACCTGGTACCTCATCGCCGCAATCGCGATCGGCGGCGTCATCACGTTCGGGCTCCGCGCGCTCCCCTTCGCGATGCTCAAGCCGCTCCGCAAATCGAAGTTCGTTCGCTCGCTCGGCGAGTGGATGCCTGCCGGGATCCTGCTGATCCTCGCCGTCGTCGTGCTGCGCGACGAGATCGTTGCGCGCGCAGATCAGTGGTGGATGGTGCTCACCGCGACGGCAGTAACCATCGCGGTGCACCTGTTCTGCGGGCGACGCGTGCTGCTGAGCATCGCTGCGGGAACGGCGACCTACATCGCGCTCGTGAACCTGCTGTAG
- a CDS encoding methionine/alanine import family NSS transporter small subunit — MTPIAITFLVLALTIIWGGLIGSTVFLAKRPEVTAYPAGGEDVAGERIEE, encoded by the coding sequence ATGACTCCCATTGCAATCACGTTCCTCGTGCTCGCGCTGACAATTATCTGGGGCGGGCTCATCGGGAGCACCGTGTTTCTTGCGAAGCGCCCGGAGGTGACCGCATACCCCGCGGGTGGCGAGGACGTCGCGGGCGAGCGCATCGAGGAGTAG
- a CDS encoding sodium-dependent transporter, which produces MSSTTQPAETAAPARAEWTGQLGFIISAIGSAVGLGNIWRFPGVAYENGGGAFLIPYIVALLTAGIPILFLDYAIGHRFRGSAPLALRRLAGKLGEGIGWFQVMICVFIAIYYTAVLAWASSYFVFSFDLRWGDDAAGFFTGSYLQTAEAPFTMQFVPSVLIPLVLMWIVALVVLGAGVVRGVQRLNMIAIPLLVVGFLILVVRALFLPGAADGLNALFTPDFAALLDPSVWVAAYSQIFFSLSVAFGIMMTYASYRRRRSNMTTPGLVVAFGNSSFEILAGIGVFATLGFFAHQQGVAVADLEGLKGVGLAFMTFPAIAAQMPGGEIFGALFFGALTLAGLTSMISIMEVILAAVMDKFGLSRRGAVYGIGGVLAVVSLALFGTTSGLTALDTIDNWANNIGIVASAVVMTITVLWIRRAGTELSGHLSTLSTFKVGRAWLFFVSVLGPVVLGYMLVTTIIGLVQEPYSGYDTGYLAIVGWGSILVMIAGSVVLTMSPWRYDPNQFTPWPPVSKTPAQTNGAGR; this is translated from the coding sequence ATGAGTAGCACGACGCAGCCCGCAGAGACAGCTGCCCCGGCCAGAGCAGAATGGACGGGGCAGCTTGGGTTTATCATCTCGGCGATCGGCTCCGCCGTTGGCCTTGGCAACATCTGGCGATTCCCCGGGGTCGCGTATGAGAATGGCGGCGGCGCCTTTCTCATCCCGTACATCGTCGCGCTGCTAACCGCCGGGATCCCGATCCTGTTCCTCGACTACGCGATTGGGCACCGCTTCCGCGGCTCGGCCCCGCTCGCGCTGCGCCGCCTCGCAGGCAAGCTCGGCGAGGGCATCGGTTGGTTCCAGGTGATGATCTGCGTGTTCATCGCGATCTATTACACCGCGGTGCTCGCGTGGGCGTCGAGCTACTTCGTGTTCTCATTTGATCTGCGCTGGGGCGACGACGCGGCTGGGTTCTTCACCGGCAGCTACCTGCAGACCGCTGAAGCGCCGTTCACGATGCAGTTCGTGCCGAGCGTGCTCATCCCGCTCGTGCTGATGTGGATCGTGGCGCTCGTCGTGCTAGGCGCTGGCGTCGTGCGCGGCGTGCAGCGTCTAAACATGATCGCGATCCCGCTGCTCGTCGTCGGGTTCCTGATCCTCGTCGTGCGCGCGCTGTTCCTCCCCGGCGCTGCCGACGGCCTGAACGCTCTGTTCACCCCCGACTTCGCGGCGCTGCTTGACCCCTCGGTGTGGGTGGCGGCGTACAGCCAGATCTTCTTCTCGCTCTCCGTTGCGTTCGGCATCATGATGACCTACGCCTCGTACCGTCGCAGGCGCTCAAACATGACGACGCCGGGTCTCGTCGTCGCATTCGGTAACTCGTCGTTCGAGATTCTTGCCGGCATTGGAGTGTTCGCGACACTCGGGTTCTTCGCGCATCAACAGGGAGTCGCGGTCGCCGATCTTGAGGGGCTGAAGGGGGTCGGGCTCGCGTTCATGACGTTCCCCGCGATTGCCGCGCAGATGCCGGGCGGCGAGATCTTCGGCGCGCTGTTCTTCGGCGCGCTCACGCTCGCCGGGCTCACGTCGATGATCTCCATCATGGAGGTCATTCTCGCCGCGGTCATGGACAAGTTCGGGCTGAGCCGCCGGGGCGCCGTCTACGGGATCGGTGGCGTTCTCGCCGTCGTTTCGCTCGCGCTCTTCGGCACCACGTCGGGGCTCACCGCCCTCGACACCATCGATAACTGGGCGAACAACATCGGCATCGTGGCCTCGGCGGTCGTGATGACGATCACCGTGCTCTGGATCAGGCGCGCAGGGACCGAGCTGAGCGGCCACCTGAGTACGCTCTCCACGTTCAAGGTCGGCCGCGCGTGGCTGTTCTTCGTGTCGGTGCTCGGCCCGGTCGTGCTCGGCTACATGCTCGTGACGACGATCATCGGGCTTGTCCAAGAACCCTACTCGGGCTACGACACCGGGTACCTCGCGATCGTCGGTTGGGGGTCGATCCTCGTGATGATCGCCGGCTCCGTCGTGCTGACAATGAGCCCGTGGCGCTACGACCCGAACCAATTCACGCCGTGGCCGCCGGTCTCAAAGACTCCGGCGCAGACGAATGGAGCAGGCCGATGA
- a CDS encoding glucose 1-dehydrogenase, with the protein MISLEGKVALVTGGARGIGAAYVRALHDAGARVVLADVLTSEGEALAAELGERTRFLELDVRDEQQWAAVVAETVATFGSVDVLVNNAGIANAAPIEHFTLEKWNAVIAVNLTGVFLGCRSVVPAMKRQGCGSIINISSIEGMRGSPGLHGYTAAKFGVRGLSASLAVELGPAGIRVNSVHPGYIKTAMSERIDPEKLDIPLQRPGVPEDLVGTIVFLASEASSFTSGAEFVVDGGMIAGVPHR; encoded by the coding sequence ATGATCTCGCTCGAGGGGAAAGTCGCGCTCGTCACGGGCGGTGCCCGCGGAATCGGCGCGGCCTATGTGCGGGCCCTGCACGACGCAGGGGCACGTGTCGTGCTCGCCGACGTGCTCACGAGCGAGGGGGAGGCGCTCGCCGCCGAACTCGGCGAGCGCACCAGGTTCTTGGAGCTCGATGTGCGCGATGAGCAGCAGTGGGCAGCCGTCGTGGCCGAGACCGTCGCCACGTTTGGTTCGGTCGACGTGCTCGTGAACAACGCGGGCATCGCAAACGCTGCGCCCATCGAGCACTTCACGCTCGAAAAATGGAATGCGGTCATCGCGGTGAACCTCACCGGCGTCTTTCTTGGTTGCCGGTCCGTGGTGCCTGCAATGAAGCGGCAGGGGTGCGGGTCGATCATTAACATCTCGTCGATCGAGGGCATGCGCGGAAGTCCCGGTCTTCACGGGTACACGGCGGCGAAGTTTGGCGTGCGCGGTCTCTCAGCGTCGCTCGCGGTCGAGCTCGGCCCAGCGGGCATTCGCGTGAACTCGGTGCACCCGGGATACATCAAGACGGCGATGTCGGAGCGGATCGACCCCGAAAAGCTCGATATCCCGCTGCAGCGCCCCGGGGTTCCCGAAGACCTTGTGGGAACGATCGTGTTTCTCGCGAGCGAGGCGTCGTCGTTTACGAGCGGCGCGGAGTTCGTGGTGGACGGCGGCATGATCGCGGGGGTCCCGCACCGGTAA
- a CDS encoding NADPH:quinone oxidoreductase family protein: MSSISVPQTMRAWQVTKLGEPAEALALVDAAVPKPGPGEVLVRVGAVAANFPDVLLARGEYQVKPELPFTPGVECSGTIVELGEGVTEFTAGQRIVAYSIGLLAEYAVVPANAIQPIPEALDDVRASGLTIAYQTAWFALHRRAQLQTGEWLLVHAAAGGVGAAAVQLGVAAGARVIGVVGSEAKAQVAREAGAEHVIVRGGDVVAEVKRITEGHGADVVFDPVGGDSFVAATRSIAFEGRIVVIGFASGTIPELAMNRPLIKNYGVLGLYWGLYQERAPHLVAEAHARLVSLFESGAIAPTVDHTVAFENAPDALTALATGTTVGRVVIEVTK, translated from the coding sequence ATGTCCAGCATTTCAGTTCCACAGACGATGCGAGCTTGGCAAGTCACCAAGCTCGGTGAACCTGCGGAGGCGCTCGCGCTCGTTGACGCCGCGGTGCCCAAGCCCGGCCCAGGGGAAGTTCTTGTCAGGGTCGGTGCCGTTGCCGCGAACTTCCCCGACGTGTTGCTCGCCCGGGGTGAGTATCAGGTCAAACCAGAGCTGCCGTTTACTCCCGGCGTCGAGTGCAGCGGAACAATCGTCGAACTTGGCGAAGGCGTCACAGAGTTCACCGCCGGGCAGCGCATCGTGGCGTATTCCATCGGGCTACTCGCCGAGTACGCGGTCGTCCCGGCGAACGCCATTCAGCCGATTCCCGAAGCCCTCGACGACGTGCGGGCCTCGGGTTTGACGATCGCCTACCAAACGGCGTGGTTCGCGCTGCACCGCCGGGCGCAGCTCCAAACGGGCGAGTGGCTGCTCGTGCACGCCGCGGCCGGGGGAGTCGGTGCGGCCGCGGTGCAGCTCGGCGTCGCCGCCGGCGCTCGCGTGATCGGCGTCGTGGGTTCTGAGGCCAAGGCGCAGGTCGCGCGCGAAGCCGGCGCCGAGCACGTAATCGTCCGGGGCGGAGACGTCGTTGCTGAGGTGAAACGCATTACTGAGGGGCACGGGGCCGACGTCGTTTTCGACCCCGTCGGAGGTGACTCGTTCGTCGCCGCAACGCGGTCGATCGCGTTCGAGGGCAGGATCGTGGTGATCGGGTTCGCGAGCGGCACGATCCCGGAACTCGCCATGAACCGGCCACTCATCAAGAACTATGGCGTTCTTGGGCTCTACTGGGGGCTTTACCAAGAGCGAGCGCCCCACCTGGTCGCAGAAGCTCACGCGCGACTCGTCTCGCTGTTCGAAAGCGGCGCGATCGCTCCCACGGTCGACCACACCGTCGCCTTTGAGAACGCGCCAGACGCGTTGACCGCACTCGCCACGGGCACCACCGTCGGCCGCGTGGTGATTGAGGTGACCAAATGA
- a CDS encoding TetR/AcrR family transcriptional regulator, with protein sequence MKQSQVVSDVIRAAVELFALKGYANTSVQDIVSAAGVTKGAMYHYFESKDDLLFGIYDRVLSLQQAHLDAIIAEGGEVDDVLRAVCVDVLETSIEFIAEGTVFFRSMDMLSEQRRKEVVRRRRTYNDEFADLVRRGQREGLFREDIPVAVLIAHFFSDVHYLSYWYSEEKPADRTLAAVQITDLFMSSLRRSDVQHFSSTDDASLASHQAR encoded by the coding sequence ATGAAGCAGTCTCAGGTAGTAAGCGACGTCATTCGTGCCGCGGTCGAGCTCTTTGCGCTCAAGGGGTACGCGAACACCAGCGTGCAAGATATTGTGAGCGCGGCCGGGGTAACCAAGGGTGCGATGTACCACTACTTCGAGTCGAAAGACGACCTGCTGTTCGGCATCTACGACCGAGTACTGTCACTGCAGCAGGCGCATCTCGATGCGATCATCGCGGAGGGTGGTGAGGTGGACGACGTGCTGCGGGCAGTCTGCGTCGACGTCCTTGAGACCTCGATTGAATTCATCGCCGAGGGCACTGTCTTCTTCCGCAGCATGGACATGCTCTCCGAACAGCGGCGAAAGGAAGTCGTGCGCCGCAGGCGCACCTACAACGATGAGTTCGCTGACCTCGTGAGGCGAGGGCAGCGGGAGGGGCTGTTTCGCGAAGACATCCCCGTCGCGGTGCTCATCGCGCACTTCTTCAGCGACGTCCACTACCTCTCCTATTGGTACTCGGAAGAGAAGCCGGCAGACCGGACGCTCGCGGCAGTGCAGATCACAGACCTGTTTATGTCGAGTCTAAGGAGATCAGATGTCCAGCATTTCAGTTCCACAGACGATGCGAGCTTGGCAAGTCACCAAGCTCGGTGA